From one Rubrobacter xylanophilus genomic stretch:
- a CDS encoding LON peptidase substrate-binding domain-containing protein: MADIPLFPLNIVLMPGAPQALHIFEERYKQMVNECLERGSEFGMVLSDESGTREVGCTARIVELVRRFEDGRMLILVEGSRRFRLHNILTGKPYYVGEVEYLEDEPEEDVGGLAEECIALLERVVAAATEGSVDIEVEPPYRNLSFAIAGRIDFDLETRQEILELRSERSRLEKLRELLSEAARKLERERKIREKAETNGYLRGWRPPGEREDD; this comes from the coding sequence GTGGCCGACATACCGCTGTTCCCGCTGAACATCGTGCTCATGCCGGGCGCGCCCCAGGCGCTGCACATCTTCGAGGAGCGCTACAAGCAGATGGTCAACGAGTGCCTCGAGCGGGGCTCCGAGTTCGGGATGGTCCTCTCCGACGAGTCCGGCACCCGGGAGGTCGGCTGCACGGCCCGGATCGTCGAGCTCGTCCGGCGCTTCGAGGACGGGAGGATGCTCATCCTGGTGGAGGGGTCGCGCCGCTTTCGTTTGCACAACATACTTACGGGGAAGCCATATTACGTGGGGGAGGTGGAGTATCTGGAGGACGAGCCCGAGGAGGACGTGGGCGGGCTCGCCGAGGAGTGCATCGCGCTTCTGGAGCGGGTGGTGGCAGCGGCCACCGAAGGCTCTGTGGACATCGAGGTGGAGCCGCCGTACAGGAACCTCTCCTTCGCCATAGCGGGGAGGATAGACTTCGACCTGGAGACCCGGCAGGAAATCCTCGAGTTGCGCTCGGAGCGGAGCCGGCTGGAGAAGCTGCGGGAGCTGCTCTCCGAGGCCGCCCGGAAGCTGGAGAGGGAGCGCAAGATACGGGAGAAGGCCGAGACCAACGGGTATCTGCGGGGATGGCGGCCTCCCGGGGAGCGGGAGGATGATTAG
- a CDS encoding mechanosensitive ion channel family protein — protein sequence MLLQRDSGGEETTGLGSAVQDVSEGTQQELGPVTDFFNRLYDYFTSTEFLVKLIAALAVVLAGVFLYRVLTHGIPRVLRWRRNRAGRLDAEAVARIKRQDTAITLIRNALRYIVFTVVALFVISIFIGNPLPATAGATIIAAILGFGAQSFLRDVIAGFSIIFEGQYAVGDFIEVHPPQGTAGIVEELGLRMTKLRTLSGELVFIPNGAMTGVTNYVSGQQRFNVEVQLSDPEAVPRVLEVLGEAAELYVRPPHLVEREESAGRIRLRIQAGVLPAMGWLVEENLVSRIKAAAGEEALAAEPFTYKVDQANLQRIRQLIPETGEQALRKKPL from the coding sequence ATGCTGCTCCAGCGGGACTCCGGCGGAGAGGAGACCACCGGCCTCGGCAGCGCTGTCCAGGACGTCAGCGAGGGCACCCAGCAGGAGCTCGGTCCCGTAACGGACTTCTTCAACCGCCTCTACGACTACTTCACGAGCACGGAGTTTCTGGTCAAGCTCATCGCCGCCCTCGCGGTCGTGCTGGCCGGGGTGTTCCTGTACCGGGTGCTGACCCACGGGATCCCACGGGTGCTGCGCTGGCGGCGCAATCGGGCCGGACGGCTCGACGCAGAGGCGGTCGCCCGCATCAAGCGCCAGGACACCGCGATCACCCTGATCCGCAACGCACTGCGCTACATCGTCTTCACCGTAGTGGCGCTCTTCGTGATCAGCATCTTCATCGGCAACCCCCTTCCGGCCACCGCCGGAGCCACCATCATCGCCGCGATCCTGGGCTTCGGGGCACAGAGCTTCCTGCGCGACGTGATCGCCGGCTTCTCCATCATCTTCGAGGGCCAGTACGCCGTGGGGGATTTCATCGAGGTACATCCGCCGCAGGGGACGGCGGGCATAGTGGAGGAGCTGGGGCTGAGGATGACCAAGCTCCGGACGCTCTCCGGGGAGCTGGTCTTCATTCCGAACGGCGCGATGACCGGGGTCACCAACTACGTCTCGGGCCAGCAGCGCTTCAACGTGGAGGTGCAGCTCTCGGACCCGGAGGCGGTCCCGCGGGTGCTGGAGGTCCTCGGAGAGGCCGCGGAGCTCTACGTCCGGCCCCCGCATCTCGTGGAGCGGGAGGAGAGCGCGGGCCGGATCCGGCTGCGGATCCAGGCCGGCGTCCTCCCGGCCATGGGATGGCTGGTGGAGGAGAACCTGGTCTCCCGGATAAAGGCCGCCGCCGGAGAGGAGGCCCTGGCAGCGGAGCCCTTCACCTACAAGGTGGACCAGGCTAACCTCCAGAGGATCCGGCAGCTGATCCCGGAGACGGGCGAGCAGGCGCTGAGGAAGAAACCCCTCTAA
- a CDS encoding D-alanine--D-alanine ligase family protein has product MVLFGGRSGEHEVSLASARSVIAGLERAGHEVVPVGITREGRWLAGGDPLRELEASAGGKDGTSGPPTLAAHRPPAEIGSVDVVFPVLHGPYGEDGTIQGLLELAGVPYVGAGVLASAVGMDKITMKKVFAHHGLPQVRWVELTRKRWRGCRKEALRELEEELGFPCFVKPSNLGSSVGISRATDPEGLAAALDAAAELDRRIIVEAGVEAREIEVSVLGNEDPEVSVPGEIVVRRGEFYDYEAKYSEGGMELRVPAGIPEETAAEIRRTARIAYEAIDAAGMARVDFFLERGTDRVLLNEINTIPGFTATSVYSRLWEASGLPYERLLERLVELALERHAGKR; this is encoded by the coding sequence ATGGTCCTCTTCGGCGGGCGCAGCGGGGAGCACGAGGTCTCTCTGGCCTCCGCCCGCTCAGTGATCGCGGGCCTCGAGAGGGCCGGACACGAGGTCGTCCCGGTGGGGATAACCCGCGAGGGCCGCTGGCTCGCCGGCGGGGATCCTCTGCGCGAGCTCGAGGCCTCGGCCGGCGGGAAGGACGGGACTTCCGGGCCGCCGACGCTCGCCGCCCACCGGCCGCCCGCCGAGATCGGTAGCGTGGACGTGGTCTTCCCGGTGCTGCACGGCCCCTACGGGGAGGACGGAACCATCCAGGGCCTCCTGGAGCTCGCGGGCGTCCCCTACGTCGGGGCTGGGGTGCTCGCGAGTGCGGTGGGGATGGACAAGATCACGATGAAGAAGGTCTTCGCCCACCACGGTCTGCCGCAGGTGCGGTGGGTGGAGCTGACACGTAAGAGGTGGCGGGGGTGCCGGAAGGAAGCGCTCCGCGAGCTGGAAGAGGAGCTCGGCTTCCCTTGCTTCGTCAAGCCCTCCAACCTCGGCTCCAGCGTCGGGATAAGCCGGGCCACGGACCCCGAGGGGCTCGCGGCGGCGCTCGACGCGGCGGCGGAGCTGGACCGGCGCATCATCGTGGAGGCGGGGGTGGAGGCGCGGGAGATAGAGGTCTCGGTGCTCGGCAACGAGGATCCGGAGGTCTCCGTGCCGGGGGAGATCGTCGTCCGCAGGGGCGAGTTCTACGACTACGAGGCCAAGTACTCCGAGGGCGGCATGGAGCTCAGGGTTCCCGCCGGGATCCCGGAGGAGACCGCCGCCGAGATCCGGCGCACCGCCCGGATCGCCTACGAGGCCATAGACGCCGCCGGGATGGCCCGGGTGGACTTCTTCCTGGAGCGCGGCACGGACCGGGTGCTGCTCAACGAGATCAACACCATCCCCGGCTTCACCGCGACCAGCGTCTACTCCCGGCTGTGGGAGGCGAGCGGACTGCCCTACGAACGGCTCCTGGAGCGGCTCGTGGAGCTGGCCCTGGAGCGCCACGCCGGCAAGCGGTGA